In one uncultured Cohaesibacter sp. genomic region, the following are encoded:
- a CDS encoding GAF domain-containing protein, which translates to MSRNWPRLAAEEDAAAKVFAYLRDGINDLVGNKLMTASIYDLANMRSRRVFSEDFDAYPVGNFKRLDRNLYFDTVIAGKQIYSSTRIEQIADVFFDWQKIQDLGFESNLNLPAIANGEVIGTVNLLNKKGHYTPERVELARAWQPVATLAFLLLHMQDTETATFHAGLSIDSPKDMEGAA; encoded by the coding sequence ATGTCAAGGAACTGGCCCCGCCTCGCCGCGGAAGAAGACGCTGCCGCAAAGGTCTTTGCTTATCTCCGCGACGGGATCAACGACCTGGTCGGCAACAAGCTGATGACCGCCTCGATCTATGATCTTGCCAACATGCGGTCGCGCCGGGTGTTCTCCGAAGATTTCGATGCCTATCCGGTCGGTAACTTCAAGCGCCTTGATCGCAATCTCTATTTCGACACGGTGATCGCTGGCAAACAGATTTACTCTTCTACCCGGATTGAGCAGATCGCGGACGTCTTCTTCGATTGGCAGAAGATCCAGGATCTGGGGTTTGAATCCAACCTCAACCTACCTGCCATCGCCAATGGCGAAGTGATCGGAACCGTCAACCTGCTCAACAAGAAGGGACACTACACGCCCGAGCGCGTCGAGCTCGCCCGAGCCTGGCAGCCCGTCGCAACGCTCGCCTTCCTGTTGCTGCACATGCAAGACACAGAAACGGCAACATTCCATGCGGGCCTGTCCATCGACAGCCCCAAAGATATGGAAGGGGCGGCGTGA